One Lysobacter enzymogenes DNA segment encodes these proteins:
- the phaR gene encoding polyhydroxyalkanoate synthesis repressor PhaR → MASTRVIKKYPNRRLYDTEISSYITIEDVRQLIVDGEEFEVRDARSGDDLTRQVLLQIIAEHEQDGDPVLSTQLLSQIIRFYGDSLQGFMGNYLERSMQLFLDQQQQFRNQMGGMLGQTPWAMMNQLTERNLNMWKEFQQNLSGSVGQPVTPKPKPGPGPGGTEPGKRER, encoded by the coding sequence ATGGCCTCGACTCGCGTCATCAAGAAGTATCCGAACCGTCGTCTCTACGACACCGAGATCTCCAGCTACATCACCATCGAAGACGTGCGCCAGCTGATCGTGGACGGCGAGGAGTTCGAAGTCCGCGACGCCCGCTCCGGCGACGACCTGACCCGGCAGGTGTTGCTGCAGATCATCGCCGAGCACGAGCAGGACGGCGACCCGGTGCTGTCGACCCAGTTGCTGAGCCAGATCATCCGTTTCTACGGCGATTCGCTGCAGGGCTTCATGGGCAACTACCTGGAACGCTCGATGCAGCTGTTCCTCGACCAGCAGCAGCAGTTCCGCAACCAGATGGGCGGCATGCTCGGGCAGACGCCGTGGGCGATGATGAACCAGCTCACCGAGCGCAACCTCAACATGTGGAAGGAATTCCAGCAGAACCTGTCGGGCAGCGTCGGCCAGCCGGTCACGCCCAAGCCCAAGCCCGGCCCCGGCCCCGGCGGCACCGAACCCGGCAAGCGCGAGCGTTGA
- the phbB gene encoding acetoacetyl-CoA reductase — translation MEKRIAVVSGGIGGLGSEICLALARAGRRVIALDLGARAQRIAEFAQLTQGHDIRFEAADVGDFDDCGAAVERIAGRDGGIDILVNAAGITRDGSLRKMDKRAWDEVLNVNLDGVFNLCRHTVDAMAGRGFGRIVNISSVNGQTGQFGQTNYCAAKAGMHGFTMALAREVARKGVTVNSVSPGYCETAMVAAVPEEIRSKIVESIPVGRLGKPSEIARTVEFLTADDAGFITGANIPVNGGLFMSF, via the coding sequence ATGGAAAAACGCATCGCCGTGGTCAGCGGCGGCATCGGCGGGCTCGGCAGCGAGATCTGCCTGGCCCTGGCCCGCGCCGGCCGCCGCGTGATCGCGCTGGACCTGGGCGCGCGCGCGCAGCGCATCGCCGAATTCGCACAGCTGACCCAAGGCCACGACATTCGCTTCGAAGCCGCCGACGTCGGCGACTTCGACGACTGCGGCGCGGCGGTGGAGCGCATCGCCGGACGCGACGGCGGCATCGACATCCTGGTCAACGCCGCCGGCATCACCCGCGACGGCAGCCTGCGCAAGATGGACAAGCGCGCCTGGGACGAGGTGCTCAACGTCAATCTCGACGGCGTGTTCAACCTGTGTCGGCACACGGTGGACGCGATGGCCGGGCGCGGCTTCGGCCGCATCGTCAACATCAGCTCGGTCAACGGCCAGACCGGCCAGTTCGGCCAGACCAACTACTGCGCGGCCAAGGCCGGCATGCACGGCTTCACCATGGCGCTGGCGCGCGAGGTCGCGCGCAAGGGCGTGACGGTGAATTCGGTGTCGCCGGGCTATTGCGAGACGGCGATGGTGGCGGCGGTGCCGGAAGAGATCCGCAGCAAGATCGTCGAGTCGATACCGGTCGGGCGGCTGGGCAAGCCGAGCGAGATCGCGCGCACGGTGGAGTTCCTGACCGCGGACGACGCCGGGTTCATCACCGGCGCGAACATTCCGGTCAACGGCGGCTTGTTCATGAGTTTTTGA
- a CDS encoding M48 family metallopeptidase: MRVDPYGNQARGGRRGFGGFRWWILLLFGLYAAWSWFGSAKTDPYTGETAHYGTSADEEVQLGEQAFVQVLNDANSQRALLPSSAPQSQAVSQIAQRLIDKVPQVTQALAKQNNQEAPTDYRSFKWSVAVINSQEANAFCLPGGKMAVYTGLFPVTQNDDALAVVMGHEIAHALLRHGSQRMAQQKLVQLGQVAAGAAVGGMDPQQQQMIMGALGAGAQYGLVLPYGRNHETQADKVGLMLAAAACYDPRQAVPLWQRMSQLGGGQRPAEFASTHPDPANRIQALQQLMPAALEFYQANCANKPLAAR, translated from the coding sequence ATGAGAGTGGACCCTTACGGCAACCAGGCCCGGGGCGGGCGGCGCGGGTTCGGCGGATTCCGCTGGTGGATCCTGTTGCTGTTCGGCCTGTACGCGGCGTGGTCGTGGTTCGGCAGCGCCAAGACCGATCCCTACACCGGCGAGACCGCGCACTACGGCACCAGCGCCGACGAGGAAGTGCAGCTCGGCGAGCAGGCCTTCGTGCAGGTGCTCAACGACGCCAACTCGCAGCGCGCGCTGCTGCCGTCGAGCGCGCCGCAGAGCCAGGCGGTCAGCCAGATCGCCCAGCGCCTGATCGACAAGGTGCCGCAGGTGACACAGGCGCTGGCGAAACAGAACAACCAGGAAGCGCCGACCGACTACCGCAGCTTCAAGTGGAGCGTGGCGGTGATCAACTCGCAGGAGGCCAACGCCTTCTGCCTGCCCGGCGGCAAGATGGCGGTCTACACCGGCCTGTTCCCGGTGACCCAGAACGACGACGCGCTGGCGGTGGTGATGGGCCACGAGATCGCCCACGCGCTGTTGCGCCACGGTTCGCAGCGCATGGCCCAGCAGAAGCTGGTGCAGCTCGGCCAGGTCGCCGCGGGCGCCGCGGTCGGCGGGATGGACCCGCAACAGCAGCAGATGATCATGGGCGCGCTCGGCGCCGGCGCGCAGTACGGGCTGGTGTTGCCGTACGGGCGCAACCACGAGACCCAGGCCGACAAGGTCGGGCTGATGCTGGCCGCGGCCGCGTGCTACGACCCGCGCCAGGCGGTGCCGCTGTGGCAGCGCATGTCCCAGCTCGGCGGCGGGCAGCGGCCGGCGGAATTCGCTTCGACCCATCCGGACCCGGCCAACCGCATCCAGGCGCTGCAGCAGCTGATGCCGGCGGCGCTGGAGTTCTATCAGGCCAATTGCGCGAACAAGCCGCTGGCTGCGCGCTGA
- a CDS encoding formylglycine-generating enzyme family protein, which translates to MRATHWTRTLILGLACAGLLCGCGERERRADAQTAPRQPIVTVSADQAVSPVPPWRPPAVAVDEDNQAALRKRADAALKAGDLYASADSAIPLYLALRAFAPADRAIAIGLDRAVALLLAEGDGALKRIDEEPLALRDAHRAAAVARAVAPEHRKVEAFLERLDAADQAQEADRLGEEALNAGNIGEDGQAGGALAHFRAALESRPRDARAQQGIAAAESALIRRAELAADRDDYAGAERWLAKAALVRPKMQTASDAQGRIAEQRQQRIRRLRDEGIALLPKLRGIDDARGVLATLLRIAPPGDPAAAELRERIELATHYGLFRPGQVFTDATDQGGRGPQMVVIPHGAFRMGAEAGEADSSDAERPLRNIRFERGLAVSRYEITVGEFRRFMNASKHRARASRRGYSIAYDERSGNLVRRGGVDWSSDYAGKPAADNLPVVHVSAKDATAYAEWLSATTGQRYRLPSEAEYEFALRAGTQGRYPWGDGAPPAKAGNLTGALDVSPSGRRWRNAFPGYGDGAWGPAPVGSYAANAFGLHDMGGNVSEWVADCWHDNYRRAPRDGAAWFNPGCRTRVFRGGAWSSSPAQSRAAWRQGSSADTTNGRLGFRVVRDI; encoded by the coding sequence TTGCGCGCAACTCACTGGACCCGCACGCTGATCCTGGGCCTGGCCTGTGCCGGGCTGCTGTGCGGCTGCGGCGAGCGCGAGCGCCGCGCCGACGCGCAAACCGCGCCGCGCCAGCCGATCGTGACGGTCAGCGCCGACCAGGCGGTCTCGCCGGTGCCGCCGTGGCGGCCGCCGGCGGTGGCGGTCGACGAGGACAATCAAGCCGCGCTGCGCAAGCGCGCCGACGCCGCGCTCAAGGCCGGCGACCTCTACGCCAGCGCCGATTCGGCGATCCCGCTGTACCTGGCCCTGCGCGCCTTCGCCCCCGCCGACCGCGCCATCGCCATCGGCCTGGACCGGGCGGTGGCGCTGCTGCTGGCCGAGGGCGACGGTGCGCTCAAGCGCATCGACGAGGAACCGCTGGCGCTGCGCGACGCGCACCGGGCCGCGGCGGTGGCGCGCGCGGTGGCGCCGGAGCACCGCAAGGTCGAGGCGTTCCTGGAACGGCTCGACGCCGCCGACCAGGCCCAGGAGGCCGACCGCCTCGGCGAGGAAGCGCTCAACGCCGGCAACATCGGCGAGGACGGCCAGGCCGGCGGCGCGCTCGCGCATTTCCGCGCCGCGCTGGAGTCGCGCCCGCGCGATGCGCGCGCGCAGCAGGGCATCGCCGCTGCCGAAAGCGCGTTGATCCGCCGCGCCGAACTGGCCGCCGACCGCGACGACTACGCCGGCGCCGAGCGCTGGCTGGCCAAGGCCGCGCTGGTGCGGCCGAAGATGCAGACCGCTTCCGACGCCCAGGGCCGCATCGCCGAGCAGCGCCAGCAGCGCATCCGCCGCCTGCGCGACGAGGGCATCGCGTTGCTGCCCAAGCTGCGCGGCATCGACGACGCGCGCGGCGTGCTGGCGACCCTGCTGCGGATCGCGCCGCCCGGCGACCCGGCCGCGGCCGAGCTGCGCGAGCGGATCGAACTGGCCACCCACTACGGCCTGTTCCGCCCCGGCCAGGTGTTCACCGACGCCACCGACCAGGGCGGGCGCGGCCCGCAGATGGTGGTGATCCCGCACGGCGCGTTCCGCATGGGCGCCGAAGCGGGCGAGGCCGATTCCAGCGACGCCGAGCGGCCGCTGCGCAATATCCGCTTCGAGCGCGGCCTGGCGGTGTCGCGCTACGAGATCACCGTCGGCGAGTTCCGCCGCTTCATGAACGCCAGCAAGCATCGCGCCCGCGCCAGCCGCCGCGGTTACTCCATCGCCTACGACGAGCGCAGCGGCAACCTGGTGCGGCGCGGCGGCGTGGACTGGAGTTCCGACTACGCCGGCAAGCCCGCCGCCGACAACCTGCCGGTGGTCCACGTCAGCGCCAAGGACGCCACCGCCTACGCCGAGTGGCTGTCGGCCACCACCGGCCAGCGTTACCGCCTGCCCAGCGAGGCCGAGTACGAATTCGCGCTGCGCGCCGGCACCCAGGGCCGCTATCCCTGGGGCGACGGCGCGCCGCCGGCCAAGGCCGGCAACCTCACCGGCGCGCTCGACGTCTCGCCCAGCGGACGGCGCTGGCGCAACGCCTTCCCCGGCTACGGCGACGGCGCCTGGGGTCCGGCGCCGGTCGGCAGCTACGCGGCCAATGCATTCGGCCTTCACGACATGGGCGGCAATGTCAGCGAGTGGGTGGCCGACTGCTGGCACGACAACTACCGGCGCGCGCCGCGCGACGGCGCGGCATGGTTCAACCCCGGCTGCCGCACGCGGGTGTTCCGCGGCGGCGCCTGGTCGAGTTCGCCGGCGCAGTCGCGCGCGGCGTGGCGGCAGGGCAGCAGCGCCGACACCACCAACGGGCGCCTGGGCTTCCGCGTGGTGCGCGATATCTGA